The Candidozyma auris chromosome 1, complete sequence genome includes a region encoding these proteins:
- a CDS encoding sorting nexin 1 has translation MDDDDLTASHWDDVLSPSTRFGAPATIPAHLGNQFADLSLEDPHKATEDEEEEDLEEDDSKRHDTNINETTAYDSIAEGGFGTGHIHHHQAELDQLHELRKEERNEQKSALMSELTSGSALEDLETSMAKAPDINHSGLLFGDTDKMLTQSDALESSRIDHVTSPKKASQLKQSQFKATRPRRYPQETVVKQLKAEAGEVDPLSVLANTSNGEDAENPTKRSKKADDFVRESNAPLYDIEHNTGREETQASETTDEHSKDSSNHKKRKASLSTEISVGNPVKVGDITNAHIVYSIESRNLQLNPSEIAQNNRFTVTRRYRDFCWVYKQLQLSHPGRIVPPPPAKKTYIGRFNENFIENRRLSLEKMLEKMSKNQYFATDPSFIIFLTSEDFTRDSKERERTGGVVLDDSGEVENDGASATSVVTGTSSGGFMSSLFSIPTKLPEPDLYFSKKKAYIDDLEYNLRTFQRSLDDIAHQRVESVSMTEEIAVVIDELADLEISKTTTLLLKAFSDVHMKLKENLDRINQQDQLTLGFTVEEHLRIIGSVKHIFETRTKTYNQFHSFQQDLIKKEESLNKLTHKYKSSTEKINMLQFEVDKLKQKTEQFEKSFNSISEIIKEEMENFELERISDFRNSVEIYVESMIESQKEAIELWETLYERQQLDKI, from the coding sequence ATGGACGACGACGATTTGACTGCGTCCCATTGGGATGACGTGCTTCTGCCTTCAACAAGATTTGGCGCTCCAGCCACGATCCCCGCGCACTTGGGCAACCAATTTGCCGACTTGAGCCTAGAGGATCCACATAAGGCCActgaagacgaagaagaggaagatctcgaagaagacgacAGCAAAAGACATGACACAAACATCAATGAAACCACAGCTTATGACTCTATTGCAGAAGGGGGCTTTGGCACTGGCCACATACATCACCATCAAGCTGAACTAGACCAGCTTCATGAGttaagaaaagaagaacgTAATGAACAAAAATCTGCGTTGATGTCAGAACTTACGCTGGGTTCTGCTCTTGAGGACTTGGAAACTTCGATGGCGAAGGCACCCGATATAAATCACTCTGGACTCTTGTTTGGTGATACTGACAAGATGCTCACTCAGAGTGACGCCTTAGAGTCCTCTCGCATTGATCATGTCACGTCTCCTAAGAAGGCTCTGCAACTCAAGCAGTCCCAGTTCAAGGCTACACGACCTCGAAGGTATCCACAGGAAACCGTGGTAAAGCAATTGAAAGCCGAAGCAGGGGAAGTTGATCCGTTGAGCGTGCTTGCGAATACGTCTAATGGGGAAGACGCTGAAAATCCAACAAAACgctcaaagaaagcagATGACTTTGTAAGGGAGTCTAATGCACCATTATATGACATTGAACACAACACGGgacgagaagaaactcaagcaTCTGAGACTACGGACGAGCACTCAAAAGATAGCAGCAATCataagaaaagaaaagcatcTTTAAGCACAGAAATTTCTGTTGGTAACCCGGTGAAAGTTGGAGACATCACCAATGCTCACATCGTGTACTCAATAGAGAGTAGAAATCTCCAACTCAATCCCTCCGAAATTGCCCAGAACAACCGCTTTACTGTAACCAGACGCTATAGAGATTTCTGTTGGGTCTATAAACAGCTCCAACTTTCCCATCCAGGTAGAATTGTGCCACCTCCACCTGCAAAGAAAACGTATATTGGGCGTTTCAATGAAAATTTCATAGAGAATAGGCGATTATCGCTCGAGAAAATGCTTGAAAAAATGAGCAAGAACCAGTATTTCGCCACTGATCCAAGTTTTATTATCTTTTTGACTTCTGAGGATTTTACTCGAGACTCCAAAGAACGAGAACGTACAGGAGGAGTTGTCCTAGATGACTCTGGTGAAGTGGAAAATGACGGGGCCCTGGCAACTTCTGTGGTGACGGGTACGAGCTCGGGAGGATTCATGAGCTCACTTTTCTCCATCCCCACGAAACTACCGGAACCTGATCTTTActtttcgaagaagaaagcttaCATCGATGATTTAGAGTACAATCTTCGGACGTTCCAAAGGTCTCTCGACGATATTGCCCATCAGCGAGTCGAGAGTGTGAGCATGACCGAGGAAATTGCAGTGGTTATTGATGAATTGGCTGACCTTGAGATTCTGAAGACTACTACGCTACTCTTGAAGGCATTTTCAGACGTCCATATGAAACTCAAGGAAAATCTTGACAGAATCAATCAACAGGATCAGCTCACTCTCGGATTTACTGTCGAGGAGCATCTCAGAATCATTGGATCAGTGAAACACATCTTCGAAACAAGAACCAAGACTTATAACCAGTTCCATTCCTTTCAGCaagatctcatcaaaaaagaggaaTCGTTGAATAAGCTCACTCATAAGTACAAATCCTCAACtgaaaaaatcaatatGTTACAATTCGAAgtcgacaagttgaagcaaaagactGAGCAATTCGAGAAGAGTTTTAACAGCATCAGCGAGATTATTaaggaagagatggagaaTTTCGAGTTGGAGAGAATAAGTGACTTCAGAAATAGTGTGGAGATTTACGTTGAAAGTATGATTGAGTCTCAGAAAGAAGCGATCGAGCTATGGGAAACCCTTTACGAAAGACAGCAATTAGACAAAATTTAA